One genomic segment of Candidatus Saccharimonas sp. includes these proteins:
- the rpsJ gene encoding 30S ribosomal protein S10, whose protein sequence is MAEQGLTIRIRLKAYDHKVIDQSAKQIVDTAIRTGATVAGPVPLPTRRSTFTVVKSPHVYKMGGEAYEMRVHKRLIDISNATPKTIDSLQNLSLPAGVDAEIKM, encoded by the coding sequence ATGGCAGAACAAGGCCTAACAATTCGTATTCGCCTAAAGGCATACGACCACAAAGTTATCGACCAAAGTGCAAAACAAATTGTTGATACAGCAATTCGAACTGGTGCAACAGTTGCAGGACCAGTGCCTCTACCAACACGACGAAGCACTTTTACAGTAGTAAAAAGCCCACATGTTTACAAAATGGGTGGTGAAGCTTACGAAATGCGTGTTCATAAGCGCCTCATTGATATTAGTAACGCTACACCAAAAACAATTGATTCTTTGCAAAATCTTAGCCTTCCAGCTGGGGTTGATGCAGAAATCAAAATGTAA
- a CDS encoding DUF3644 domain-containing protein, protein MNNKQLSEKMIEKSIEAFTMALEIYNKPTIKYRVEGFALFVCNAWELMLKAKLLKDEKPIYYKNSNNTLSLPESLKRVITNKNSPLRKNINTINNLRNKSSHFITTDHESMYVQIFQRNVIDYIDKMKEYHGIDILNILPHGFIMLSAQVNVATDEEIRAKYSPEMAEKILSEKHQIEQEIQSSGDKFAIPIESKIFITKNEDEADWSVSVSLDADDSVVQVNKILDPRKTHPRFTNNVVNLVNKALKNENIKITKIKGEERINSIFTTNDFQLFVKFYNAKDNPEYCFKWLNRFAYSDKFVNIIIEAIKKDPENIIENLKRSIEELKEK, encoded by the coding sequence ATGAATAATAAACAACTTTCTGAAAAAATGATAGAAAAAAGTATTGAAGCTTTTACTATGGCTTTAGAAATCTATAATAAACCAACTATTAAATATAGAGTTGAGGGGTTTGCTCTTTTCGTATGCAATGCTTGGGAACTTATGCTGAAAGCTAAATTATTAAAAGATGAAAAACCTATCTACTACAAAAATAGTAATAATACGCTTTCTTTACCAGAGTCTCTTAAGCGAGTTATAACAAATAAGAATTCTCCTCTTCGTAAAAATATAAATACAATAAATAATCTGCGCAATAAGAGCAGTCATTTTATTACAACAGACCACGAGTCTATGTATGTTCAAATTTTTCAGCGAAATGTTATCGATTATATAGATAAAATGAAAGAATATCACGGGATAGATATTTTGAATATTTTACCGCATGGGTTTATTATGTTATCTGCTCAAGTAAATGTAGCAACAGATGAAGAGATCCGAGCCAAATATTCACCAGAGATGGCCGAAAAGATATTATCGGAAAAACATCAGATAGAACAGGAAATTCAAAGTAGTGGTGATAAATTTGCTATACCGATCGAGTCAAAAATATTTATCACTAAGAATGAAGACGAAGCTGACTGGTCTGTATCTGTTAGCCTAGATGCTGACGATTCGGTAGTTCAGGTTAATAAGATCCTTGATCCGCGGAAAACTCACCCACGCTTTACGAATAATGTGGTTAATTTGGTGAATAAAGCGTTAAAGAACGAAAATATAAAAATAACTAAAATAAAAGGAGAAGAGAGAATAAACTCTATTTTTACTACTAATGATTTTCAGTTATTTGTGAAATTTTATAATGCTAAAGATAATCCCGAATATTGCTTTAAATGGCTGAATAGATTTGCTTACTCGGATAAATTCGTAAATATTATCATAGAAGCTATAAAAAAAGATCCTGAAAATATTATAGAAAATCTTAAGCGATCAATTGAAGAGCTAAAAGAAAAATAG
- the nrdD gene encoding anaerobic ribonucleoside-triphosphate reductase yields MKEQLELFSGQELKSLELGGIKISFRGIKVIKRDGRKVLLDVERIFNAIEKAFQSTFSEGEDPANPIMESLKIGNFVLDELKESVKNGKKVFTVEEIQDLVERKLYDNDIATYHNFHNYREERAREREGAQSIDETISRLISKEPSTVNENANKNSDVFATRRDLTAGVTGKAIGLQMLPLHVSNAHQKGEIHYHDLDYNPYEPMTNCCLIDFKGMLKNGFRMGNADIESPKSIQTAAAQIAQIIANVASNQYGGCSADRIDELLAPYAKKNFEKHLRDAEEWIEDSNKWEEYAWKRTRKDIYDAIQSLEYEVNTLFTSNGQTPFVTFGFGLGQTELEREIQKAILTIRIKGLGASQRTAIFPKLVFTLKRGVNLYREDPNYDIKQLALQCATKRMYPDILSYDKIVELTGSFKVPMGCRSFLQGWKDENGEEVNSGRMNLGVVTLNLPRIAIESDGNFEKFWRIFDERAQIVKDALVYRVERTKEATPANAPILYQYGAFGKRLSPEDSVDEVFKNRRATVSFGYIGLYEVGTVFYGGSWETNPKAKEFTISIVRKMKELCEDWSNEFGYHFSVYSTPSESLTDRFCRLDTEKFGSIPDITDKGYYTNSFHYDVRKNPTPFEKLDFEKVYPEAGASGGFIHYCEYPVLQQNPKALEAVWDYAYDRVGYLGTNTPIDRCYKCNFEGDFEPTERGFKCPNCGNNDPRTCDVVKRTCGYLGNPQARPMVKGRHKEIAARVKHMNGSTM; encoded by the coding sequence ATGAAAGAACAACTTGAACTATTTAGTGGCCAGGAACTAAAATCTTTAGAGTTAGGAGGAATAAAGATTTCTTTTAGAGGCATTAAAGTGATAAAGCGAGATGGCCGTAAGGTTTTACTTGATGTTGAGAGAATTTTTAACGCGATCGAAAAAGCTTTTCAATCAACATTCTCTGAAGGTGAAGACCCAGCTAATCCAATTATGGAATCGCTGAAAATTGGCAATTTCGTACTTGATGAGTTAAAAGAAAGTGTGAAGAACGGTAAAAAAGTTTTTACCGTGGAAGAGATTCAAGATTTGGTTGAGCGAAAGCTTTATGATAATGACATTGCAACTTATCATAATTTTCACAATTATCGAGAAGAACGAGCACGTGAACGCGAAGGTGCTCAATCAATTGATGAGACGATTAGCCGGTTGATCTCGAAAGAGCCTTCAACGGTGAATGAAAATGCAAACAAAAATAGCGATGTTTTTGCAACGAGACGTGATTTGACAGCTGGTGTTACAGGTAAAGCTATCGGTTTACAAATGCTTCCATTGCACGTTTCGAACGCTCATCAAAAGGGTGAGATCCACTATCATGATCTTGACTATAACCCTTACGAACCAATGACTAACTGTTGTTTGATTGATTTTAAAGGAATGCTTAAGAATGGCTTTCGAATGGGAAACGCTGATATTGAGAGTCCGAAATCAATTCAGACAGCGGCCGCTCAAATTGCTCAAATAATCGCAAATGTTGCATCAAACCAATATGGCGGCTGTTCGGCTGACCGTATTGACGAGCTTCTCGCGCCTTATGCGAAAAAGAATTTCGAAAAACATCTTAGAGATGCTGAAGAGTGGATTGAAGACAGTAACAAATGGGAAGAGTATGCTTGGAAAAGAACACGTAAAGATATCTACGATGCTATACAATCTCTTGAGTATGAAGTCAACACGCTTTTTACTTCAAACGGTCAAACGCCGTTTGTGACTTTCGGTTTTGGGCTCGGTCAAACTGAGCTCGAACGTGAAATTCAAAAAGCCATCTTAACCATTCGTATTAAAGGTTTGGGTGCGTCGCAGCGCACTGCGATTTTTCCAAAGCTGGTATTTACACTTAAACGTGGCGTAAATCTTTATCGTGAAGATCCGAATTATGACATTAAGCAATTAGCTTTGCAGTGTGCGACTAAGCGAATGTATCCAGATATTTTATCTTATGATAAGATTGTGGAACTTACGGGTTCATTTAAAGTCCCAATGGGTTGTCGTTCTTTCCTTCAAGGTTGGAAAGATGAGAATGGTGAAGAAGTAAATTCTGGCCGAATGAATTTGGGCGTAGTTACTCTAAACTTGCCGCGAATTGCGATTGAATCTGACGGCAATTTCGAAAAATTCTGGCGGATTTTTGATGAACGTGCTCAAATTGTAAAAGACGCACTAGTTTATCGTGTTGAGCGGACTAAGGAAGCAACACCAGCGAATGCGCCAATTTTGTATCAATATGGTGCTTTTGGCAAAAGGCTGAGTCCTGAAGATTCGGTTGATGAGGTTTTTAAAAATCGTCGTGCAACTGTTTCGTTTGGTTATATTGGTCTTTACGAAGTCGGTACAGTTTTTTATGGCGGTTCGTGGGAAACTAATCCTAAGGCTAAAGAATTTACAATTTCTATCGTTCGAAAAATGAAAGAACTCTGTGAAGACTGGTCTAATGAATTTGGCTATCATTTTAGTGTTTATTCCACACCGAGCGAAAGCTTAACTGACCGCTTTTGCCGTTTAGATACAGAGAAATTCGGTTCTATTCCTGATATTACGGATAAGGGTTATTACACGAACTCTTTCCATTATGACGTTCGAAAAAATCCGACACCGTTTGAAAAGCTGGATTTTGAAAAAGTTTATCCAGAAGCAGGTGCATCAGGTGGCTTTATCCACTATTGTGAGTATCCAGTTCTTCAACAAAATCCTAAAGCCTTGGAAGCTGTTTGGGACTATGCCTATGACCGTGTCGGTTATCTAGGGACCAATACTCCGATTGATCGCTGTTACAAGTGCAACTTTGAAGGGGATTTTGAACCAACTGAAAGAGGATTCAAATGTCCAAATTGTGGTAATAATGACCCAAGAACTTGTGATGTCGTAAAAAGAACTTGTGGCTACTTAGGCAACCCGCAGGCCCGTCCAATGGTTAAAGGGAGACATAAAGAAATTGCCGCTCGCGTGAAACATATGAACGGCTCGACAATGTAA
- the queA gene encoding tRNA preQ1(34) S-adenosylmethionine ribosyltransferase-isomerase QueA yields the protein MELKDYTYKLPENKIAAHPPKVRGSSRLLALDRKSGKITDSFYKNIVDFFESGDLLILNDTKVIKARLFATKESGAERELVVLERHSFDSDWHKHKVMYRGKIKSGDKLFVKDSSLKDLAKNNFEKAEIKVEEILGDGLAIVSSKIDLRDLCENFGTVPLPPYMRRNATPLDIERYQTVFAEEKGSVAAPTASLNMTDEILNSLREKGVEIAYLTLHVGLGTFMPIRVEKIEEHRMHQEYFEIPVKTVAKIQKTAQNGGRVFALGTTVARTLEYAHNAIFEKNLNGNSGNREDLSKISKSQNGDLSGEADIFIFPGYEFKTIQGLITNFHAPKSTVLMLASAFASWENLKNAYNHAIQNGEYKFLSYGDSMIIYQNK from the coding sequence ATGGAACTAAAAGATTACACTTATAAATTACCTGAAAATAAAATCGCAGCACATCCGCCAAAAGTTCGTGGCAGTTCGAGATTACTAGCTTTAGATCGAAAAAGTGGTAAAATTACTGATAGCTTTTATAAAAATATTGTGGATTTCTTTGAGAGTGGCGATTTGCTCATCTTGAATGATACGAAAGTTATTAAAGCACGGCTTTTCGCCACAAAAGAGAGTGGAGCTGAGCGCGAATTAGTTGTTTTAGAGCGACACAGTTTTGATAGCGATTGGCACAAACATAAAGTTATGTATCGTGGAAAAATCAAATCTGGTGACAAGCTTTTTGTAAAAGATTCTTCATTAAAAGATCTCGCCAAAAATAATTTCGAAAAAGCAGAAATTAAAGTTGAAGAAATTCTTGGCGACGGACTCGCGATTGTGAGCTCAAAAATTGATCTTCGTGATCTTTGCGAAAACTTTGGTACAGTTCCTCTTCCGCCATATATGAGAAGAAACGCTACACCACTTGATATCGAGCGCTATCAAACTGTTTTTGCGGAAGAAAAAGGATCGGTTGCAGCACCAACCGCCAGCCTAAATATGACTGATGAAATTTTGAACTCATTAAGAGAAAAAGGCGTAGAAATTGCATACTTAACACTTCATGTTGGGCTTGGAACTTTTATGCCAATTCGGGTTGAAAAAATTGAAGAACACCGAATGCATCAGGAATACTTTGAAATTCCAGTAAAAACTGTTGCAAAAATTCAAAAAACCGCACAAAATGGCGGTAGAGTATTCGCACTCGGCACAACAGTCGCTAGAACACTCGAATATGCCCATAATGCAATTTTCGAAAAAAACCTAAACGGAAATTCTGGTAATCGTGAAGATTTAAGCAAGATTTCGAAATCTCAAAATGGTGATTTATCCGGTGAAGCAGATATTTTTATTTTTCCAGGATATGAGTTTAAAACAATTCAAGGTTTAATCACGAATTTCCACGCGCCAAAATCAACAGTTTTAATGCTTGCAAGTGCTTTTGCCAGCTGGGAAAATCTTAAAAATGCCTACAATCACGCAATTCAAAATGGTGAATATAAATTTCTATCATATGGCGATTCAATGATCATCTACCAAAATAAATAG
- a CDS encoding LPXTG cell wall anchor domain-containing protein, which produces MKKTNKWTKLGISLLSVAILGVTVPALTDTPIFGATIVKAEEMGTLQPLKYRIRYHIGGGQEIAPPKTGVINPGESINIYKDIDGYEIVTHPDWMPGYLMTHEIANTYFYGASDGYVEMYLKYKKKETPAPTPDPTPAPTPDPNPAPTPDPTKDQKDPAKPDKPQLPETGEKDSAGITLLGLLTATLAWFVLRKKS; this is translated from the coding sequence ATGAAGAAAACTAATAAATGGACCAAACTTGGTATTTCGTTACTCTCTGTCGCTATTCTCGGTGTTACTGTTCCAGCTTTAACTGATACACCTATTTTTGGTGCTACTATTGTAAAAGCAGAAGAGATGGGAACACTACAGCCATTGAAATACCGTATTAGGTATCATATTGGAGGGGGGCAAGAAATTGCACCGCCTAAAACTGGGGTTATAAACCCTGGTGAAAGCATCAATATTTATAAAGATATTGATGGATATGAAATAGTCACCCATCCTGATTGGATGCCGGGCTATCTCATGACGCATGAGATAGCTAACACGTATTTCTATGGTGCATCAGACGGGTACGTTGAGATGTACCTAAAATACAAGAAGAAAGAAACTCCAGCGCCAACGCCAGATCCAACTCCAGCGCCAACGCCAGATCCAAATCCAGCGCCAACGCCAGATCCAACTAAAGATCAAAAAGATCCAGCTAAACCTGATAAACCTCAATTGCCAGAAACTGGTGAAAAAGATTCAGCTGGCATAACCTTGCTAGGGTTGCTAACAGCTACTCTGGCGTGGTTTGTGCTTCGAAAAAAGTCTTAA
- the rpsI gene encoding 30S ribosomal protein S9: MAEAKYFYGLGRRKAATARARLYAGKGNLTINGKTAIEYLDGNKSMLAEITDPLALVGKQADFDITVKVNGGGLAGQVDAIKLAISKALTIAHADLRPVLKKAEFLKRDPREKERKKYGLRSARKREQFSKR; encoded by the coding sequence ATGGCTGAAGCTAAATATTTCTACGGTCTTGGCCGACGCAAGGCTGCAACAGCTCGCGCTCGACTATATGCTGGAAAAGGTAATTTAACTATTAATGGTAAAACTGCAATTGAATACCTTGATGGTAATAAATCTATGCTTGCTGAGATCACAGATCCGCTCGCCTTAGTTGGTAAACAAGCTGATTTTGATATTACTGTAAAGGTTAACGGTGGTGGTTTGGCTGGTCAGGTTGACGCAATTAAGCTTGCTATTTCGAAAGCTCTAACTATTGCTCATGCTGACTTGCGACCAGTTCTTAAAAAGGCTGAATTCCTAAAACGCGACCCTCGCGAAAAGGAACGCAAAAAATACGGTTTGCGATCTGCTCGAAAACGAGAACAGTTCTCAAAGCGTTAA
- the rplQ gene encoding 50S ribosomal protein L17, whose amino-acid sequence MHRHGYKGRKFGRERDQRRALLKGLATSLVIHGKIETTLPKAKETLRYTEKLITKAKKGDLHNRRQVMAKLGNIDAANKLVDIIAPQLSKRNSGHLRIERTRIRRGDAAQMATIEFVDEIKHESEDK is encoded by the coding sequence AAAATTTGGTCGTGAACGCGACCAACGCCGTGCGCTCCTCAAAGGCTTAGCGACTTCGTTAGTCATTCATGGCAAAATTGAAACAACTTTGCCAAAAGCCAAAGAGACTTTGCGCTACACAGAAAAGCTTATCACTAAAGCTAAAAAAGGTGATTTACATAACCGTCGTCAAGTTATGGCCAAACTTGGTAATATTGACGCAGCAAATAAATTAGTAGACATTATTGCTCCACAACTTTCGAAGCGAAATAGTGGTCATTTGCGAATTGAACGAACTCGAATTCGTCGCGGTGATGCTGCTCAAATGGCTACAATTGAGTTTGTTGATGAAATTAAACATGAAAGCGAGGATAAGTAA
- the trpS gene encoding tryptophan--tRNA ligase, which produces MNKKVILTGDRPTGKLHIGHYVGSLKKRVELQNSGEYETFIMIADTQALTDNAKNPEKVRNNVLQVALDYLAAGIDPSKTTIFVQSQISQLPELAMYYANLVSISRLERNPTVKTEIKQKNFGEGVPSGFVFYPISQAADITAFKATHVPVGEDQMPMIELTREISRSFNQTYETDTLVEPEVILSKEGIERRLPGINGMEAKMSKSLNNGIYLADSFEEMRAKVMKMYTDPEHIRVEDPGKIEGNVVFAYLDIFAEDKEKVAEMKAHYQKGGLGDVAVKKYLIEEMDKVLKPIREKRAELEKNPEIIYEILRKGSLKAEKIAAQTLKEVKQAMKIDYFGDKNGKV; this is translated from the coding sequence ATGAATAAAAAAGTTATTTTAACGGGCGACCGACCAACTGGGAAATTGCATATTGGTCATTATGTTGGCTCACTAAAAAAGCGCGTGGAATTGCAGAATTCGGGCGAATATGAAACTTTTATTATGATTGCCGACACGCAAGCTTTAACTGATAATGCAAAAAATCCTGAAAAAGTTCGAAATAATGTTTTGCAGGTTGCTTTAGATTATTTAGCAGCAGGAATCGACCCTTCGAAAACTACAATTTTTGTGCAAAGTCAAATCTCACAACTACCAGAACTTGCGATGTATTATGCGAACCTAGTTTCGATTTCTCGCCTTGAGCGGAACCCGACCGTTAAAACTGAAATCAAGCAAAAAAACTTCGGTGAAGGCGTACCGAGCGGTTTTGTATTTTACCCAATTTCGCAGGCGGCGGATATTACGGCTTTTAAAGCAACTCATGTACCAGTTGGTGAAGACCAGATGCCAATGATTGAACTGACTCGCGAAATTTCTCGATCATTCAATCAAACATATGAAACAGATACGCTTGTTGAGCCGGAGGTTATTCTTTCTAAAGAAGGTATTGAACGACGCTTGCCGGGAATTAATGGAATGGAAGCTAAAATGAGCAAAAGCTTAAACAACGGTATTTATCTGGCAGATTCTTTTGAAGAAATGCGTGCGAAGGTGATGAAAATGTATACCGACCCTGAGCATATTCGGGTTGAAGATCCTGGAAAGATTGAAGGAAACGTAGTTTTTGCGTATCTTGATATTTTTGCTGAAGATAAAGAGAAAGTTGCTGAAATGAAAGCTCACTACCAAAAAGGTGGCTTGGGTGATGTTGCGGTTAAAAAATACTTGATCGAAGAGATGGATAAAGTTTTGAAGCCTATTCGTGAAAAACGAGCTGAGCTAGAAAAAAATCCTGAAATAATTTATGAAATTCTTAGAAAAGGAAGCTTAAAGGCTGAAAAAATCGCAGCGCAAACCCTTAAAGAAGTTAAACAAGCAATGAAGATTGATTATTTTGGAGATAAAAATGGCAAAGTTTAA
- a CDS encoding alpha/beta hydrolase, with translation MLDSFLHKTLRIPYRLNITKMRKSQNPKAVVIFIHGIASDAGMWQKAESEIEGELDIYAVDLIGHGESPKPKWPGAQQLGVQARAIRRMTFLMKKYKKPLFLVGHSMGSLVAAEFSKKYSNVVDGIFLLSPPIYSPEEARGTIQESILKKGYEKIVKKPEKSIKFVNAVIDTGAVDVDKFESQEQFRPIRRSLKEAIIEQDTFAVLSKTKTPTKIIYGVFDPVVIGRNIRKLGRINKNITTSRVLSAHDPTRSMIEQVSKGIDKILKEKYE, from the coding sequence ATGTTAGATTCATTTTTGCATAAAACTTTACGCATTCCATATAGATTAAATATTACAAAAATGCGAAAGTCTCAAAACCCAAAAGCTGTGGTGATTTTTATTCATGGAATTGCGAGTGATGCTGGAATGTGGCAAAAAGCCGAAAGTGAAATTGAGGGCGAACTTGATATTTATGCGGTTGACCTAATTGGGCACGGAGAATCTCCTAAACCAAAATGGCCAGGCGCCCAACAGCTTGGAGTCCAAGCAAGAGCTATTCGAAGGATGACTTTTCTAATGAAAAAATATAAAAAACCGCTCTTCCTAGTTGGGCATTCAATGGGATCTTTGGTAGCGGCAGAATTTTCGAAAAAGTATTCGAATGTAGTAGATGGAATTTTTCTACTTTCACCGCCAATTTATTCACCAGAAGAAGCGCGCGGCACAATCCAGGAATCTATTTTAAAAAAAGGTTATGAAAAAATCGTTAAGAAGCCCGAAAAATCAATTAAATTCGTGAATGCAGTTATTGATACTGGTGCGGTTGATGTTGATAAATTTGAATCTCAAGAACAATTTAGGCCGATTCGAAGATCTTTAAAAGAAGCAATAATTGAACAAGATACTTTCGCGGTACTTTCAAAAACTAAAACGCCAACTAAAATTATTTATGGAGTTTTTGACCCTGTTGTGATTGGGCGAAATATTCGAAAACTTGGTAGGATCAATAAAAATATCACAACTTCAAGAGTTTTGAGTGCTCACGACCCGACGAGGTCAATGATTGAGCAGGTTTCGAAAGGTATTGATAAGATTTTAAAGGAGAAATATGAATAA
- the rplM gene encoding 50S ribosomal protein L13, with protein MAVNAKTYSQKPTEVERKWLLIDAAESATLGRLSAKIATLLTGKNKPTYTPHTDGGDYVIVINAEKVKVTGNKEEAKMYYRHSGFPGGLSEASLKELREKNAAMIIEKAVYGMLPKNKLQADRMKRLKVYTGAEHNHAAQKPEKVEVK; from the coding sequence ATGGCTGTTAATGCGAAAACTTATTCACAAAAACCAACTGAAGTTGAGCGAAAGTGGCTATTGATCGACGCTGCGGAATCGGCTACACTTGGTCGACTTAGTGCAAAAATTGCAACTTTACTAACAGGCAAAAATAAACCAACATACACCCCACACACAGATGGTGGAGATTATGTGATTGTTATTAATGCTGAAAAAGTTAAAGTTACTGGCAATAAGGAAGAAGCTAAGATGTATTACCGACACAGTGGTTTCCCTGGTGGTTTGAGTGAAGCTTCACTAAAAGAATTGCGTGAAAAGAACGCTGCAATGATTATCGAAAAAGCTGTTTATGGAATGCTTCCAAAGAATAAACTTCAAGCAGATCGAATGAAACGTTTGAAAGTTTATACTGGTGCTGAACATAATCACGCTGCTCAAAAACCAGAGAAAGTTGAGGTTAAATAA
- the rpmG gene encoding 50S ribosomal protein L33, whose protein sequence is MAKKNTKRKIIGLVSEITGDRIYYTRKNTQNTPEKLSLRKYNPKTRKHEIFTETKKSLGRNEVKPRKG, encoded by the coding sequence ATGGCTAAAAAGAATACTAAACGAAAGATTATTGGTCTTGTAAGTGAAATTACTGGCGACCGAATTTACTACACTCGCAAAAATACTCAGAATACACCTGAAAAACTTTCTTTGCGAAAATATAATCCAAAGACACGAAAACATGAAATCTTCACAGAAACTAAGAAGTCTCTTGGTCGAAATGAAGTTAAACCACGAAAAGGTTAA
- a CDS encoding CAP domain-containing protein, with protein sequence MKDVQKIAIKRMLKVFFMILAIAMIPVVLIAVPMYFINNCLSGTCAKKEEPKVDYTFKELSSDELFRLVNEERIKAGVKPLVRLHELDISAETKAKRMQDIQNTDHVDPQTGYDGMDYIVDLNPNLRCSWLGENISWNYPVEKQLVDGWMGSQGHKENILNPKFTHAGMYVTRGGREKHYHTIAVQHFCQKK encoded by the coding sequence ATGAAAGATGTGCAAAAGATAGCTATAAAAAGAATGCTTAAAGTATTTTTTATGATTTTAGCTATAGCTATGATACCTGTGGTATTGATAGCCGTTCCGATGTATTTTATAAACAACTGCTTATCTGGTACATGTGCGAAAAAAGAAGAGCCCAAAGTAGATTACACTTTTAAAGAATTGAGCTCTGACGAACTCTTCAGGCTTGTCAATGAAGAAAGAATTAAAGCTGGAGTTAAACCTTTAGTAAGGCTTCATGAACTTGATATTTCTGCCGAAACAAAAGCTAAGCGTATGCAGGATATTCAGAACACCGACCATGTAGACCCGCAAACCGGATATGATGGGATGGATTATATCGTAGATTTAAACCCTAATTTAAGGTGTAGCTGGCTTGGGGAAAATATCTCTTGGAACTACCCTGTAGAAAAACAACTCGTAGATGGCTGGATGGGTAGTCAAGGACATAAAGAGAATATTTTAAACCCTAAATTTACGCACGCTGGAATGTATGTAACGCGCGGTGGAAGAGAGAAGCATTATCATACTATAGCTGTTCAACATTTTTGTCAAAAAAAATAA
- a CDS encoding phosphoglycerate mutase — translation MAKLVFARHGESEWNKANLFTGWADVDLSEKGVQQAIDAGKLIKKAGIEFDVAFTSVLKRAIKTTNLALEFSDQLWVPVQKSWRLNERHYGGLTGKNKAEAAEKFGEEQVHIWRRSYDTLPLEMPRDDEYSAHNDRRYALLDDSVVPDAENLKVTLERALPFWEDQIAPALKSGKNVFVGAHGNSIRALVKHIKGLSDDEIMGVEIPNFPPLVFEFDENLNILNEYSLGE, via the coding sequence ATGGCTAAATTAGTTTTTGCAAGACATGGTGAAAGTGAATGGAATAAAGCGAATCTTTTTACTGGTTGGGCTGATGTTGATTTGAGTGAAAAAGGTGTTCAGCAAGCAATTGATGCTGGAAAATTAATTAAAAAAGCGGGAATTGAGTTTGATGTGGCTTTTACATCAGTTCTAAAGCGTGCGATTAAGACAACGAATTTGGCTTTGGAATTTTCTGACCAACTTTGGGTTCCAGTTCAAAAATCCTGGCGTTTGAACGAGCGGCATTATGGTGGTTTAACTGGTAAGAATAAAGCCGAGGCGGCTGAAAAATTTGGCGAAGAGCAAGTTCATATTTGGCGTCGTTCTTATGATACGCTTCCACTAGAAATGCCACGAGATGATGAATATTCTGCACATAATGATCGCCGTTATGCTTTGCTTGATGATTCAGTTGTTCCAGATGCTGAAAACTTAAAAGTTACTCTAGAACGTGCTTTACCTTTTTGGGAAGATCAAATTGCGCCAGCTCTAAAAAGTGGAAAGAATGTATTCGTTGGTGCTCATGGAAACTCAATTCGCGCGCTTGTAAAACACATCAAAGGCTTGAGCGATGATGAAATCATGGGAGTCGAAATTCCAAACTTTCCGCCACTCGTTTTTGAGTTTGATGAGAATCTTAATATTCTGAATGAATATTCGCTTGGTGAATAA